A stretch of DNA from Lujinxingia litoralis:
CTTAGAGATACTCCAGCTGCGGGAGTCCCATCTTAAAGCGCAGCGCATCCAGGGCCCGGGCCGGCTTAAAGATCACCGGCTCCTCCAACTCGTAGAGCCGGCACAACCCCAGCCGCCAGCCCTCTCGCCCCAGAATGCCATTGACCGCCCGGCGCGCCGCCTCGTTGGCCGACTCCATCGTGGCCAGATCCGTGGTGGTCCGCACGTAGTCGCTGGCCAGAAAGAGGTTCTCAATCTGGGTGGAAGCCTCCGGCCGATAGCGCAGCGAGCCCACCGTATTGAGCAAGAGCGGCTCGGTATTACGGGTCGGCTCTCCGGCGTTGATCTCGATGGTCGGTGAGAGGAACCAGGTGATGATGTCGGCCGGGTCCAAAAAGATGGTGCCGGTATCGTTGAGGCGAGCGGTGATCTGCGCCCAGACCTCCTCCTTGATCTCCTCGGCCGTGCACTCCTTCGCCGGCTTTCCGTAGAGCACCCCGGGGGTGTTCCAGTCCGAGATGCACAGCGAGAGGATCCCCTGCACATCGCCCTCCCCGTACTCCGAGAGGTCGACATCCTCCCAGAAGTTCTGCGAAAAGATCGACGTCAGCGCCCAGGGGCTATCCACATAGAGGATATGCCCGTGGTTGATATCGAGGTCCTTGCGCAAAAAGAAGAGGATACCGTTCATCCACCCGGTCTGGAGCTGGTCGAGGGTGGCCAGCATCGGATCTCTGGCGGCCATCTCGGCGCTGACCTTCCCGGCCATCGCCTCCACCGGCAGCGCGCTCACAAAGTAGTCGGCCTCCACCCGGTAGCTGGCGCCCCCCTGAGCGATCTGCACCCCGGTGATGCGCCCGGCGCCCGGGTCGTAATCAAAGGACTCCAGGCTGGCCCCGCGGTGGAAGGTCACCCCGAGCTGGGTGAGGTAGGCCTCCCAGGGGTCGATCCAGGCCTCGGTGGTGGGTCGGTTGAGGATGGAATCCACGTGAAGCCAGGGCTGCAGGATGCCCAGCATCAGCTGCACATAGATGCGGGCGACGGTGCGCGAGCTGCTGATCTCGGCCTGCATCGCCACCAGGTCGCGGGTGAGCCCCACCGCCAGAAAGTCGACGTATTCTTTGGACTTGCCATCGGCCTCGACAAAATCCCACCACGTGATGTTCTCGTACTCCTCGTCGCGCCGCGCCTGCGAGGCCGTCAGAAACTTGAGGACCTTGCGGGCAAAAAAGAGCATCTCGTCGCGCGGGATGTTGGCCTCGTTTTTGACGAGCAGCCGGTAGAGCATCTCCCAGTCTTCCAGACGCTCGGGCACGTAGAGCGGGAAGGAGATCTCGGTCATCCCCTCGCGCGCGGCCATCACGTGGGTGGTCTCGACCAGGTTGTCGTAGACCCCGCGGCGGTTGGTCCCAAAGGGAATGCGCTTCATCGTGTGGAAGATGTGGCGATAAAAGCTCGGGAAAAACCGAAACCCGTGCTCCCCGGGCAGGGGCTTTCGCCCGCCGGTGGCCGAGTCCGGCACCGGGATGCTGCGGGCCTTGCCGCCGAGCACCTCCAGACGCTCATACACGTCGACATCAAACCCGCGCTCGGCCAACTCCTGAGCCGCGCTCATCCCACCGACGCCACCGCCCAGAATCACGACTTTTTTCGACATCACTTACCCACTGCTCAGACTACGATGACCACTGCGCGGGCGCACATTATGCGCGCGCTGCACACATCACTGAATGAAGGGAGCGAAGCTTAACCCTGTCCCCCGAGCGGAGCAATAAAGGTTTTTGAATGCCTGGAAGGGGAGCCCGCAGGCTGTCGGCGCTTGCCGTCCGCACACCTTTTTACCGGGGCGGATCGTACTCCGCGCTCAGCCACATCCCGAGTTCGAGTCGCGAGTAGCCCTCAAACTGAACCAAATAACGCCCGGCTTCCAGCCGGCTCCAGAAGCGCTCTCCTCCGAAACCCTGCTTACTCCGCAGGGGCGCACTCGGGTCGTCGATGTCATACAGGTACACATCCACATCCGCGGCGCTGGCGTACTCAAGTTCCCCCCCCGCCCCGCTGGCCGAGATCGTCACCCCGGTGGGTTCCCGTACGTTGAGCAGAACGTACTCGCTGCGACGTGCGCCGAGCCTCTCTTTATACTCTATTTGGACGCCCTGGGCTCCGGGATAGGCCTCCCAGATGGCCAGGGGTTCCTTGACCTCGACGTGCACCTCGGCCTCATAAAGCGGCGTCCCTGCGGCCGGGGTAAGCCGGGCCTCCACCGAGTCCCCTTCCTCCAGGTACAGGGCGTACTCCACCGCCCCCTTCGTATACGACTGCTCTCCCACCCCGGGGACGTCATCATCGGTGATTACCGGCGTCCCCCCTTTACGAATCTCCAGCTGGGCGGGAGCTCCCGCCCAGTTTCGGTGATAGGCCACCATAATCTGACCGGGCGCCCCCTCCTCCTCGGCGCGCAACTGCGCCTCGGGCGCCATCGCCTCAAGCGCGCGGGCGCTGACCCGATACCACCCGTAGTTGTTGGTATGGTTATTCAGATCCACGTGAACCTGAGGCTCCTCCTCGAGATTCACCACCCGGCGCAGCACCGGATTGCGGCGTATCGGGATGCTCC
This window harbors:
- a CDS encoding hydroxysqualene dehydroxylase, with translation MSKKVVILGGGVGGMSAAQELAERGFDVDVYERLEVLGGKARSIPVPDSATGGRKPLPGEHGFRFFPSFYRHIFHTMKRIPFGTNRRGVYDNLVETTHVMAAREGMTEISFPLYVPERLEDWEMLYRLLVKNEANIPRDEMLFFARKVLKFLTASQARRDEEYENITWWDFVEADGKSKEYVDFLAVGLTRDLVAMQAEISSSRTVARIYVQLMLGILQPWLHVDSILNRPTTEAWIDPWEAYLTQLGVTFHRGASLESFDYDPGAGRITGVQIAQGGASYRVEADYFVSALPVEAMAGKVSAEMAARDPMLATLDQLQTGWMNGILFFLRKDLDINHGHILYVDSPWALTSIFSQNFWEDVDLSEYGEGDVQGILSLCISDWNTPGVLYGKPAKECTAEEIKEEVWAQITARLNDTGTIFLDPADIITWFLSPTIEINAGEPTRNTEPLLLNTVGSLRYRPEASTQIENLFLASDYVRTTTDLATMESANEAARRAVNGILGREGWRLGLCRLYELEEPVIFKPARALDALRFKMGLPQLEYL